From the Desulfosarcina sp. BuS5 genome, one window contains:
- a CDS encoding type II toxin-antitoxin system Phd/YefM family antitoxin: protein MLTVNTHEAKTQLSRLLVRVSHGEEIVIAKSGKPVARLVPAKQNFAKRKPGIDKGKAWVADDFDAALPETLQSFFE, encoded by the coding sequence ATGCTGACAGTGAATACACACGAAGCCAAAACCCAATTATCCCGTTTATTAGTCAGGGTTAGCCATGGCGAAGAAATAGTTATTGCAAAATCGGGTAAACCGGTTGCCAGACTGGTTCCGGCTAAACAAAATTTTGCCAAACGCAAGCCGGGAATCGATAAAGGTAAAGCATGGGTGGCCGATGATTTTGATGCGGCCTTACCGGAAACACTGCAGTCATTTTTTGAATAG
- a CDS encoding type II toxin-antitoxin system VapC family toxin, translated as MHNSTDYLIDTHCWLWWHIEPDRLAGQTLELIKNAETVIFFSVVSAWEIIIKYNLKKLRLPLSPSLYITKRLEISYMEVMPVHFAHVLQVEKLPDYHKDPFDRLLIAQAVTENLTVITCDHQYRQYDVKIIDG; from the coding sequence ATGCATAATTCTACGGATTACCTGATTGATACGCACTGTTGGCTGTGGTGGCATATTGAGCCCGATCGACTTGCCGGTCAGACCCTTGAGCTGATTAAAAATGCGGAAACCGTGATTTTCTTTTCCGTTGTCAGTGCCTGGGAGATTATCATCAAGTACAATTTAAAAAAACTCAGACTGCCTCTATCTCCTTCCCTTTATATAACCAAACGTCTCGAAATAAGTTACATGGAAGTTATGCCGGTACATTTTGCCCATGTCCTGCAGGTTGAAAAACTGCCGGATTACCATAAAGATCCATTCGACAGGCTGTTGATTGCCCAGGCTGTTACAGAGAATTTAACGGTAATTACCTGTGATCATCAATACCGGCAATACGATGTTAAAATAATAGACGGCTGA
- a CDS encoding type II toxin-antitoxin system VapB family antitoxin, translating into MRTNIVIDDDLMKEAMTLSLLKTKKDVVETSLKLLVQIKKQERLKNLRGKLKWDDKESSALISLISF; encoded by the coding sequence ATGCGAACCAATATTGTTATAGACGACGATCTTATGAAGGAGGCAATGACACTCAGTCTCTTAAAAACAAAAAAAGATGTTGTTGAAACCAGCCTGAAATTATTAGTTCAAATAAAAAAGCAGGAACGTCTGAAAAATTTACGTGGAAAACTAAAATGGGATGATAAGGAATCAAGCGCCTTAATCTCATTGATTTCCTTTTGA
- the prsR gene encoding PEP-CTERM-box response regulator transcription factor translates to MKKKLLVIEDEKSVAKQLRWGLGKEYEITIASGAAKARPLLASGVFPVATLDLGLPPYPDTPRQGFELLGEISSLSPHTRVIVITGNAEEENAVKAIALGAADFCAKPIDLKILKIILSRTFKIYQLEETNRLLQQQSIQGGSLFGMIGISPAMGKIFEIIRYISKTDYPVLITGSTGTGKEMAAHAVHSLSQRAEKPLVIINCGAIPENLLESELFGHEKGAFTGAVGRKIGKFEQADQGTIFLDEIGELPLLLQVKLLRFLQESTIERLGGTKTITLDTRIISATNIKLEEAFKQGTFREDLFYRLNVMNLKLPDLHERQEDILLLAHNFLLEETRKLQRGRTFFSPEAIAALTAHDWPGNVRELQNRIRRALGTTMDRVITPVALGLEEKSVEQEEQKLPTLKDARETAEKNAVRRALALSGNNITRAAKLLEISRPTLHDLLKKHGIRVRLKIN, encoded by the coding sequence ATGAAAAAAAAGCTCCTTGTGATTGAAGATGAAAAATCGGTAGCCAAACAGCTCAGGTGGGGTCTGGGAAAGGAATATGAAATCACTATTGCATCCGGCGCTGCTAAGGCAAGGCCGCTGCTTGCTTCCGGCGTTTTTCCGGTAGCCACCCTGGACCTCGGCCTGCCGCCCTATCCGGACACCCCCCGGCAGGGTTTTGAACTACTCGGAGAAATATCTTCCCTTTCCCCCCATACCCGGGTGATTGTCATAACCGGCAATGCTGAGGAAGAAAACGCGGTGAAGGCCATTGCGCTGGGAGCTGCCGATTTTTGCGCAAAACCGATTGATTTAAAGATATTAAAGATCATTCTTTCCCGTACGTTTAAAATCTATCAACTGGAAGAGACCAATCGCCTGCTCCAGCAGCAAAGCATCCAGGGCGGATCTCTGTTCGGCATGATAGGTATTTCTCCGGCCATGGGAAAAATTTTTGAAATTATCAGATACATCAGCAAAACAGATTATCCGGTTCTGATAACCGGCAGCACGGGGACAGGCAAGGAGATGGCGGCTCATGCGGTGCATAGCCTGAGTCAGAGAGCCGAAAAACCCCTGGTCATAATTAACTGCGGTGCGATTCCGGAAAATCTGCTGGAAAGTGAGCTCTTCGGTCACGAGAAAGGGGCCTTTACCGGGGCGGTCGGCCGTAAAATCGGAAAGTTTGAACAGGCCGACCAGGGTACAATCTTTCTGGATGAGATTGGGGAGCTGCCCCTGCTCCTGCAGGTGAAGCTTCTGCGTTTTCTGCAGGAATCCACCATTGAACGGCTGGGAGGAACAAAAACAATTACCCTGGATACGCGGATTATATCTGCCACAAATATCAAACTGGAAGAGGCCTTCAAACAAGGAACTTTTCGGGAAGACCTCTTTTATCGCCTGAATGTCATGAACTTGAAACTCCCCGATCTGCATGAACGACAGGAAGATATCCTGCTGCTGGCGCATAACTTCCTGCTGGAGGAGACTCGAAAACTGCAGCGGGGGCGGACATTTTTTTCACCGGAAGCTATTGCCGCCTTGACCGCCCATGACTGGCCGGGCAATGTCCGTGAACTACAGAACCGCATCCGCCGTGCCCTTGGCACCACCATGGATCGGGTTATCACTCCCGTTGCCCTGGGACTCGAAGAGAAATCCGTAGAACAGGAAGAACAGAAACTGCCCACCTTGAAAGATGCCCGCGAGACTGCGGAGAAAAATGCTGTCCGCCGGGCACTGGCCCTTAGCGGCAACAACATCACCCGGGCCGCCAAACTCCTCGAAATAAGCCGCCCGACCTTGCACGATCTTTTGAAAAAACATGGAATAAGGGTTCGCTTAAAAATAAATTAG
- a CDS encoding histone deacetylase family protein: protein MKTGIVKDKRYLEHRTGDFHPETHKRLKVIYEMLEEVDMAGKFVEVPVRRAERDELLMIHSGRYVDLVAATDGKPHCSLDPDTSTSPGSYEAALLAAGGLCQAISMVISGELDNAFALVRPPGHHAERDRAMGFCLFNNVAIGARYAKESHNLKRILIVDWDLHHGNGTQHSFEEDDSILYFSTHQYPFYPGSGAFEQAGKGKGEGFTVNVPLPAGYGDGEYLEIFEKILKPVALEFEPELILVSAGIDIYMDDPLGGMRVTPGGFAGLTRSVMDISNECCDGKFVITLEGGYNLQGLSDSVKEILKEMAGLATIDKGLILGRADQNRLDRLIKHVARVHGGSWKGLIASP, encoded by the coding sequence ATGAAAACAGGCATTGTTAAAGATAAGCGATATTTGGAACATAGAACCGGAGATTTCCATCCTGAAACCCATAAACGGCTTAAGGTAATCTATGAAATGCTTGAAGAAGTCGATATGGCCGGTAAGTTTGTTGAAGTGCCGGTACGAAGAGCTGAAAGGGATGAACTCCTTATGATCCATTCTGGGCGATATGTTGATCTGGTTGCGGCTACAGATGGAAAGCCGCATTGTTCGCTTGACCCTGACACTTCCACATCTCCGGGTTCATATGAAGCTGCCCTGCTGGCTGCCGGCGGGCTTTGTCAGGCTATTTCGATGGTGATATCGGGGGAACTTGATAATGCCTTTGCTCTTGTGAGACCTCCGGGACACCATGCCGAAAGAGACCGGGCAATGGGCTTTTGCCTCTTTAATAATGTGGCCATAGGCGCCAGGTATGCCAAGGAATCTCACAACCTGAAGCGTATTCTGATTGTGGACTGGGATCTTCATCACGGCAATGGAACCCAGCATTCATTCGAAGAGGACGATTCCATCCTTTATTTTTCAACCCACCAGTATCCATTTTATCCTGGTAGCGGTGCTTTTGAACAGGCAGGGAAGGGGAAGGGGGAAGGTTTTACTGTCAATGTGCCTTTGCCGGCAGGTTATGGTGACGGGGAGTATCTGGAGATTTTTGAAAAAATATTAAAACCAGTAGCCCTTGAATTCGAGCCGGAATTGATTCTTGTCTCGGCCGGTATTGATATTTATATGGATGATCCTCTTGGAGGTATGCGCGTAACCCCTGGTGGTTTTGCGGGACTGACCAGGTCGGTTATGGATATCAGTAACGAATGCTGCGATGGTAAATTTGTTATCACTCTTGAAGGCGGATACAATCTCCAGGGACTCAGTGATTCTGTAAAAGAAATTTTAAAGGAGATGGCCGGCCTTGCAACTATCGATAAAGGTTTAATACTGGGCAGGGCCGATCAAAATAGGCTGGACAGGTTAATAAAACATGTGGCGCGGGTACATGGCGGATCCTGGAAGGGTCTTATTGCCTCTCCTTGA